Within the Bacteroidia bacterium genome, the region ATGAGGTATTGGCACAGAGAAACAGTTTTTCTGGTGAAGTTCTCCTTCCCAGGGATCATTCACCGAGGGTCGGCAAGTTGCATGCCTATGATGATGCCCCGCATGACGAACTGGATATTCGGGACGTTCATGTGGTTTTACATCCGCTGGATTTCGATGCCAGGACCAGCCCCATGGAAAATGCAGTGATCACCCAGAAAAAGGAGAAATTCATTCCGCAGGTTTTGCTGATCACTCCGGGAAGTACTGTTTATTTTTTAAATGAGGATAATCAGTACCACAATGTATTCAGTAGGGCGCCACGGGCCTCTTTTAATATTGGCAGAAGACCTCCGGGTCATGTTTATCCCAAACGCATAGACAGAACCGGTACCATAAAAATATTTTGTGATATACATGCCCATATGCGGGCCTATGTTATCAGTGTGGATACCCCTTATTTTTCTCGACTGGACGCAAGAGGGGAATATGAAATCAGGAATTTACCAGATGGACGCTATCGTATGGAGATCATCCACCCGATGTTGGATTCCTATAGTCGGGAGATAGAATTGGAGGGAGGAGAAAACTTATTTCGAAGCTGGGACCTAAATAGATAAGATGCGCACTAACATTTACATCTTTATCCTTTGCCTCTTATTTGTGGGCAAAGCAGAATTGAAAGCACAGGAAAATGAATTCAAGGGTGCTCGAATTGCGATAGGAGGCAGTTTGAGTACAGACTTGAATTGGGGGCAGGAAGGATCTCATTATTTCTACAATGGCATCCACCCGGAAAAGAGAGATTGGTTTCTGGGAATACAAGAAGCAAATCTTCGCTCAGAATTCCGTTTTCACAAAAATTTCTCATTCCTCGGCAGGCTTCAACTTCGACGCATGTGGGGAAATGATCTCAATGAGTGGGTGCTGGCACAGGCAGTGCTCAGGTATAAGAGTGATAACAATAAATTTCGGCTGGAACTGGGCCGTTTCCTTCTCCCTATCGGGAATTTTTACCAGAATATTCTTCCTCAGGACAGGCTCATGGTTAGCCCTCCCCTGCCCTATGCCTATTATGTGAATATCTCGGATCAATTAGGTTATGCATCCGGACTTCAGGAACCAGGTCGAATTATTTATAACGGAAGGCGAGACTGGGGAAGTAATATGAGTTATGCCTATGGGTATGGAAATGGATTGAAATTTCACTGGAAAATCATTGCCGATACCCTGGAAGTAGATCTCGCCATTAGTCAGGCAGCCCCCATTGCCAGCCCAAAACTGAGTAGAGCTTTTCGCCCAACTTTAATGGGACGCATCCAATACCATCCCATCTATTTCTGGACGCAGGGATTCAGCTTCAGTTATGGAGGGATACTGGACAATAATGACGAAACCCTTTTGCTGGAAAATGCAGGTAGTTTTCGTCAGCTGTTATTAGGTACCGATTTTAAAACGGGCTTTAATTATTTTGAAATAGGGGGTGAAATTATCGCCAGTCGATATCGGGTACCCGTTTTTAATGATTCTCTCAATCAATTTACCCCAAATTCTCCTTTCACCAATCCCTTATGGAGTTTAGGGGCTTATGCGGACCTGAAGGTTGAAGTACCTTCCTTCCCGGGATTTTATGCTGCCTATCGTTTAGGCTTTATTCATTTTAATCGCATGGAAAATGGGGGAAGCAGATGGGATGATCCCCTTCGGAGACATTCCGTAGCTTTAGCATACAGAATCAATCACTTTCTTATCTTGAAAAGTGTATATTCCTGGCAAAGAGTCAGTAATCAGGATTGGCCCCTGGATCACTGGAGAACCAATCTTACGATACATTTTTAACCTTAAATGAGTAGTAGCAGGCACATAAAAATGCGAGGTCTTTCTCAAGCCATTTTCTGGCGAGGGGTACTGGCATCTGTCCTGTTTTTCACACTTCCTCAAATTCTTTTTGCTCAGGAAAATGTAGGCGAAAGGGAAATTCAACTTTCAGAACTCCTCAGCAGTGGAGATTTATATAAAGAGATCAATTTTCACCTGGATAGAGCAGAAAAATCCCCTTTCGCCAATGAATACGAAGCAGCAGAATCCCAGTTATCGAGTCTGGAGGAATTGAGTGCGGGGAAAAACCCCAAAAATGAGGCTCGGATTCACCTGGAACTTGGCTATCTCTATTATTTTCAGAGAGCTTATGAATCCTCCTTACATCACTTTCAGCTGGCAGGCAAAGAAGCCAATTGCCAAAAGGATGAAGAGACCTATTTCCATTCACTGATCGGAATAGCAACTACTAAAAATAATCAAAGTAGTTCTCTGGATGCTTTGGCTCCATTACGAGAAGCTTATCAGTTATCCAAAAAACTGGGAAGTGAAGAACACCGCATAGAAGCACTCAATCAATTGGCGACCATTTATATGGCCGTGGGAAAACTGGATAGCGCTCATCTCTATTTTGATGAGCTATTGGTCTTACGGAGAGAAACAGAAGAGGCCGAAGTACTGGTCAGTGAACTTCATCATGTGGGAGACCTTTGTCTCAAGCAGGGAGCCTATGATCTGGCACAAGCTTATTTATTTGAAGCCCTGGAAATGGCCAGTGATCTGAAGAATAAACTCTTACGAGCAGCACTTATTACCGATATAGCCGACTTATTTGTACAACAGAAAGATTGGGGGAAAGCGATCCGATATGCTGAGGAGGGAATAGAGCTTTCAGAAAGTATGAACCTTTCCCATCTTACTTCCCAAAACTATAAATACAAAGGAAGTGCACTCGAAGCTCAACAAGATCGTCCAAATGCACTAAAAGCATACAGGTCTGCCCTCGATTTGCATATCAACAAACTCTCCGATCCAACAGAGGAAAATATGCTTAAAATCCGCATCGGTAAGTTATTGGAAGCCGAAGCTGATTATACATCTGCGAAAAAGCTCCTGGAAGAAGCGCTACAGGAAAAACTTCAATGGCAGGACAAGATCGGGATGCTGGAACTTAGCCTCAATCTGGGCGACCTCTACCTCATGGAGAGTCAATATAGAAAAGCTCTGAGCCACCTTTCCCGGGCAGAAGAATTAAGTCGGGAGCTCAAGAGCAGGAATGGGATGGCCAAAACCTATGATCTCAAGTCTCAAACTTATTCAAAGTTGGGCAATTACAAAGCTGCCTTCGAATTTCATACCCTCTTCAAGCAAGTTGACGATTCCCTATTCACTGCCGAGAAAACCGAGATCGTCCAGGGTTTAGAAGAAAAGTACAGAGCCGCTCAAAAAGAACAAAGAAACCTGGAGCTTCAAAATGAAGTCACCCAAAATGAACTCCTCATTCAGGAGAATGAAAAGGATCTACTTGAAAAAAATGCCCAGATCTACTTCCTTATAGGCAGCGTGGGACTGCTTATTTTGCTTTTCATTGTCTTTCGGTATGGAAACCAAAAAAGAAGACAACTTCTGCAAGCCAAATTGGAAACCTCTGAAAAGGAACGAGAAGCAGAAAGCCTAAGGTCCATGATCAGTGGAGAAGAATTGGAACGCAAACGTCTGGCCCGGGAATTACATGATGGTTTGGGCTCTCATTTGGCATCGGTAAAAATGCTGGTTGCAGCGATTCAGAATGACATACCCGAAGTCAAAGAATCTGAGCTGCATCAAAAAGCCGAAAGAATGCTTGATGAAGCCTGCCAGGAGATACGGGAAATCTCTCATAACCTCATGCCAGGTACCATTAGTCGATACGGTCTTGAACAATCCATTCAGGATATGTGCATCAACCTTCAGCAGTCTACCAAACTCCAGATCAGTTGCATGCTACATATCGACCGACAAATAGATGAAAGTACGCAGGTATCCATGTACCGAATTGTGCAGGAATTGTTGAGGAATACAGTCAAACATGCCCAGGCAAAAGAGCTGATCGTCCAGGTACAAACGGATCCGGATCAAATCAGTCTGACGGTAGAAGATGATGGCATTGGATACCAGGATTCAAATAATAAAAGTGATGGCATTGGATTGATGAATGTGCGATCAAGGGTAGAATTACTCAAAGGAAGTCTTGATATTGATAGTAGACCTGGCAAAGGAACTTCCATTTACATTTGTATACCTTTACTTCCTGAAGCGGAATAAATAATAAGAAGCTATGCTGAACATTCTCATTGTTGATGATCATTTGGTGCTCGTAGATGGAATAAAGGCTCTGCTATCTAGCGAAGCTGACCTTCGCCTGCTTCATCATGCACTCGACGCCCGAACGGCTTTAGATATCCTTGAATCAGAAGAAGAGATTCACCTCATTTTGCTGGATGTAAACTTGCCGGACATAGATGGGGTAGCCCTTTGCCAGCAAATTTGCCAGAAGTATCCGGAAATCCCCATCATTGCCCTGACCATGCATCACGAACCCGGCATCATCACCAAAATGATCCGGGCGGGCTCTAAGGGATATTTACTGAAAAATACAGGTAAAAAAGAGCTGATTGAAGCGATCCGGCATGTCGCTATGGGCAATTCTTATTACAGCAAAGAAGTAACCCATCAATTGGTTGCCAGCATGTCTCCCCAAAACGCCCACAATAGTCAGAAATTTGACCAAAGGCCAAAAATTACCCGTAGGGAGAAGGATGTTCTTGAATTAATCGTAGAAGAGTATACAACCGAAGAGATAGCTGAGAAGCTCTTTATAAGTCCATCAACTGTTATCTCTCATAGAAAAAGCCTCCTGAGAAAGCTGAATGCCAAAAATTCTGCAGGTCTAGTAAAGGCAGCTTATGAGAGAGATTTATTGAAATAATTGGGAAACTGACTTTAACATAAAACAAAGGTTTAAGAATGTTAAAGTTTTCCTAATTCCCTTACGGCTATGCAACGCATCTTAATGAAAAGCGGACTACTGAGTATAAAAAGAATGTAGATCCTAATTAAGAATGTGTGAAAAAAGTTATCAGTTTATTCCTGCTTAGTCTGATCCTGGCTAGCACGTATGCACAATCCGTAAACACAGAAAGTAAAAGCTTTCACCTAAAATCCCTTGAAATCATCGGTGCCCGTTCTGCCCATCCTGAGCAGATCATCAACCTCAGCGGTTTAGCAGAAGGTATGCAATTAAGCGTTCCTGGTTTTCAAATTTCAGATGCTATAAAACGCCTCTATGCATCTGATCTTTTTGAGGATGTCCAAATTCAAAAAGACAGCATTTCCGGAAATGACATCTACCTTAAACTCATCCTTATAGAAAGAGCCCGAATAAGTGGATTTGAGATCATTGGGCTCAAGAAAAGACAGATCGAGGACCTTCAGGATAAAATGGGGTTGGTGAATGGAGCCTTATTTAGTCCGGCAAAAATGGTGAAAGCCAAACGAATCATCAGAAACTATCTCATTGAGAAAGGATACTATAGATCTGAAATAATTGTTAAGCAAGAAGCTGATCCCATTCTGAAAAGCGGCATTCTTATGAGTTTTGAAGTCAAAAAAGGACCCAAGACGAAAATTGAGAACATTTATCTGAGTGGAAATGAACATGTTAGCCAGGCAGAACTACGCAAACCCTTAAAATCTTTACCCAGGAAGACAGCCTTAAGATTCTGGAAGCAATCAAAATTTACGGAGCAGGCCCTTGATATAGCCAAAGGTGAGATTCTGGCTTTTTATCGGAATAAAGGATATCGGGATATTGAAATACTTGCAGACTCCATAGCTATAAATAAGGCCGGTCATATCAGTCTCTATATGAAATTGGAGGAGGGAAAGCGCTTTTATCACAGAAATATCCGCTTCATAGGGAATTACACTTATTCTGATTCCGTACTCCAGCTCGCATTGGGCATAAAAAAAGGAGATATCTATAGCGATGCACTTTTACAGGAAAGGATTTATGGAGGGATGAGACATCCGGGTCTAAGTTCCCTCTATTTGGACAATGGTCATTTATTTTTCCGAATAGATCCAGTTGAAAGTGGCATTCATGGAGATTCTATTGACCTGAATCTACGGATACAGGAAGGGGCTCCAACGACCATAGGCAAAATTACCCTGACGGGAAATACAAAAACCAGTGATGAAGTCATAATGCGTTCTTTGCGAACACAACCCGGAAATATTTTTCGCAGAAATGACCTGATTCGTAGCCAGCGCGAACTCATTGCTATGAATTATTTCGATCCACAGACCATGGATATTATTCCTACTCCTAATGCAGAAACAGGTACGGTGGATTTGGAATACAAGTTGACTGAAAAGCCTTCTGATCGCATTCAGCTTTCCGGAGGTTGGAGTCCTCGAAGTACTGATTCAGATGGAAATGTTACTGGCGGCGGTTTGGTAGGTACACTGCAATTGACCCTCAACAATTTTTCTACAAAAAGACTATTCAATCCCAAAGCCTGGAACCCGATTCCCGGAGGAGATGGACAGCAGCTCAATCTGGCCTTTCAAAGTACGGGCCGAAGCAACAACTTCAGCATTAATTTCCTCGAACCCTGGCTGGGAGGAAAAAAGCCCAATTCTTTTGGGGTAGGACTCAATTATTACAATTTCGAAAGCGAGGTAAGCGGGGATGATGGAAGCACCGAACTTTTCAGAACAAGGAGCTTTGCGGCTTCTGTAGATTATGGAACATTTCTCAACTTTCCAGATGATTATACCCAGTCCAGAACTTCTCTTTCCTATAGAAACTATGATATCCTGAATCCTGGAAATTTCTATCCGGAATTCGAAGGAGAACCCTCAGCTTTTATCAATTCGATTACCCTCAACCAAAGCTTTACCCGAAACAGTCTGGATCATCCTATGTTTCCCAGCAGTGGATCCTTTAATGAGATATCTGCAGAATTTACACCTCCCTACTCTCTTTTCGGAGAGGATAAAGATTATGAGAATATGGGAGCTGCAGAGAAATTTAAATTCCTGGAATACTACAAAATCCGCATCAAGAGTCAATGGTTCCTAAATCCAGTTGGGAAACTAGTGCTACAAGGGCGATGGGATGCCGGATATCTGGGCGCATATAATTCAGCTTTAGGAGTATCGCCTTTCGAACGATTTGTGCTGGGAGGCGCAGGGATCCTAAATGCAAATAATGGAGGAATCCGAGGAATCGATCCCATACCTTTGCGAGGATACAAAGCCCAGGTCTTCGACAATGATGGTTCGTATTTCACCTTATTCAACCGATTATCTTTTGAAGTCAGGCATCCGATAGAACTAAGTCCTCAATTCCCCATTTGGCTCCTCGGATTTGCAGAAATGGGAAGTGCATCCGAAGGCTTCAGCAATTTCAATCTCTCTGATTTCAAGAAAAGTGCAGGTTTCGGTCTCCGTATGCAAGTTCCGATGATCGGTCTGCTCGGACTAGATTGGGGCTATGGATTTGATACTGATCCTTCAGGCATAAAGTCCGGTGGACAGATTCATTTTATTTTTGGCAGAGAATTTTAAGAAAAATATTCCTTGCACAGAGGGGTCGATCTGCCCCATTCACAATTGGAAGCATAACTAAGTCTCAGGCCTGGTCCCTGGGACTTAGTTTAATCTATGATGACATTTTTTAGGGTGTACGATGTGTAGTAAACATCCTCATTATGTCAAGATCATCACATTACTCCAAATTCTTCAGTCTTATAGTTCTCCTTTTCCTGGCTGTAGGAAGTAAGGGGATAGCCCAGGATTTCCTAA harbors:
- a CDS encoding tetratricopeptide repeat protein, with the protein product MSSSRHIKMRGLSQAIFWRGVLASVLFFTLPQILFAQENVGEREIQLSELLSSGDLYKEINFHLDRAEKSPFANEYEAAESQLSSLEELSAGKNPKNEARIHLELGYLYYFQRAYESSLHHFQLAGKEANCQKDEETYFHSLIGIATTKNNQSSSLDALAPLREAYQLSKKLGSEEHRIEALNQLATIYMAVGKLDSAHLYFDELLVLRRETEEAEVLVSELHHVGDLCLKQGAYDLAQAYLFEALEMASDLKNKLLRAALITDIADLFVQQKDWGKAIRYAEEGIELSESMNLSHLTSQNYKYKGSALEAQQDRPNALKAYRSALDLHINKLSDPTEENMLKIRIGKLLEAEADYTSAKKLLEEALQEKLQWQDKIGMLELSLNLGDLYLMESQYRKALSHLSRAEELSRELKSRNGMAKTYDLKSQTYSKLGNYKAAFEFHTLFKQVDDSLFTAEKTEIVQGLEEKYRAAQKEQRNLELQNEVTQNELLIQENEKDLLEKNAQIYFLIGSVGLLILLFIVFRYGNQKRRQLLQAKLETSEKEREAESLRSMISGEELERKRLARELHDGLGSHLASVKMLVAAIQNDIPEVKESELHQKAERMLDEACQEIREISHNLMPGTISRYGLEQSIQDMCINLQQSTKLQISCMLHIDRQIDESTQVSMYRIVQELLRNTVKHAQAKELIVQVQTDPDQISLTVEDDGIGYQDSNNKSDGIGLMNVRSRVELLKGSLDIDSRPGKGTSIYICIPLLPEAE
- a CDS encoding response regulator transcription factor; this translates as MLNILIVDDHLVLVDGIKALLSSEADLRLLHHALDARTALDILESEEEIHLILLDVNLPDIDGVALCQQICQKYPEIPIIALTMHHEPGIITKMIRAGSKGYLLKNTGKKELIEAIRHVAMGNSYYSKEVTHQLVASMSPQNAHNSQKFDQRPKITRREKDVLELIVEEYTTEEIAEKLFISPSTVISHRKSLLRKLNAKNSAGLVKAAYERDLLK
- a CDS encoding POTRA domain-containing protein, translated to MKKVISLFLLSLILASTYAQSVNTESKSFHLKSLEIIGARSAHPEQIINLSGLAEGMQLSVPGFQISDAIKRLYASDLFEDVQIQKDSISGNDIYLKLILIERARISGFEIIGLKKRQIEDLQDKMGLVNGALFSPAKMVKAKRIIRNYLIEKGYYRSEIIVKQEADPILKSGILMSFEVKKGPKTKIENIYLSGNEHVSQAELRKPLKSLPRKTALRFWKQSKFTEQALDIAKGEILAFYRNKGYRDIEILADSIAINKAGHISLYMKLEEGKRFYHRNIRFIGNYTYSDSVLQLALGIKKGDIYSDALLQERIYGGMRHPGLSSLYLDNGHLFFRIDPVESGIHGDSIDLNLRIQEGAPTTIGKITLTGNTKTSDEVIMRSLRTQPGNIFRRNDLIRSQRELIAMNYFDPQTMDIIPTPNAETGTVDLEYKLTEKPSDRIQLSGGWSPRSTDSDGNVTGGGLVGTLQLTLNNFSTKRLFNPKAWNPIPGGDGQQLNLAFQSTGRSNNFSINFLEPWLGGKKPNSFGVGLNYYNFESEVSGDDGSTELFRTRSFAASVDYGTFLNFPDDYTQSRTSLSYRNYDILNPGNFYPEFEGEPSAFINSITLNQSFTRNSLDHPMFPSSGSFNEISAEFTPPYSLFGEDKDYENMGAAEKFKFLEYYKIRIKSQWFLNPVGKLVLQGRWDAGYLGAYNSALGVSPFERFVLGGAGILNANNGGIRGIDPIPLRGYKAQVFDNDGSYFTLFNRLSFEVRHPIELSPQFPIWLLGFAEMGSASEGFSNFNLSDFKKSAGFGLRMQVPMIGLLGLDWGYGFDTDPSGIKSGGQIHFIFGREF